A region from the Thermoplasmatales archaeon genome encodes:
- a CDS encoding Putative transposon-encoded protein → MDNHVTMVRKLELETGILILSEDEIEGFLERTVTPIEMSGKADNPRRYIGRRVYVIITKNEGPSGRTEKRNSVPHSSFHADSRG, encoded by the coding sequence ATGGATAACCATGTAACAATGGTGAGAAAACTGGAGCTTGAGACAGGCATTCTGATACTGTCAGAGGATGAGATAGAGGGATTCCTGGAGAGGACAGTTACACCCATAGAAATGTCTGGGAAGGCAGACAATCCCAGGAGATACATCGGCAGGAGAGTCTACGTTATAATTACGAAAAACGAAGGACCTTCAGGTCGGACAGAAAAAAGGAATAGTGTCCCCCACTCGTCATTTCATGCTGACTCCAGAGGATAA
- the serS_1 gene encoding Serine--tRNA ligase has translation MIDVKLLRENPQMFYDSCRKRFFDTSILDRFFALDQSWRDMLKEINDLKHEKNQLTEAISRGVKGKLDVESEKSRVKGLNVTISELEAKQKEISEERDGVLRLIPNLLYRDVPVCRGDENNALVKYVGHARVYRDDVGTFLRDSGNSSDYEVIESKPASHVDMIRDLDLVDLDRAGKISGARFFFIKNRLFKIEQALINYATDFLAERGFTVLEPPLMINYESMAGATDIETFKDSLYKIEGEDLYLIATSEHAIAAMLKDEILGEDELPSRVAGASQCFRREAGAHGKDTKGIFRVHQFNKVEQFIFCKPEDSWDYFAEILANSEKIYQNLGIPYRVVNVCSGELGYLAEKKYDMEAWFPSQGKFREIVSISNDTDYQARSLGIKYRTKDGNRYVNTLNGTAIATKRILVAIMENFQYDDGKAFKVPDALVPYTGFDSVSNQA, from the coding sequence ATGATAGATGTAAAGCTCCTGAGGGAGAACCCGCAGATGTTCTATGATTCCTGCAGGAAGAGGTTTTTCGACACCTCTATACTGGACAGATTTTTCGCGCTTGACCAGTCGTGGCGTGATATGCTGAAAGAGATAAATGATCTCAAGCACGAGAAGAACCAGCTCACTGAGGCTATATCCAGGGGCGTTAAGGGCAAGCTGGACGTGGAGAGCGAAAAAAGCAGGGTCAAGGGGCTTAACGTAACTATATCTGAACTTGAGGCAAAACAGAAGGAAATATCAGAAGAGAGGGACGGTGTGTTGAGGCTTATCCCTAACCTGCTGTATAGAGATGTACCCGTATGCAGAGGGGATGAAAACAACGCACTGGTTAAATACGTCGGACACGCAAGGGTATACAGGGATGATGTTGGCACATTCCTCAGAGACTCCGGCAATTCCAGTGACTATGAGGTGATTGAATCAAAACCTGCGAGTCACGTTGACATGATACGGGATCTTGATCTCGTTGACCTGGATCGGGCAGGGAAGATATCCGGTGCAAGATTCTTCTTCATAAAGAACAGGTTGTTCAAGATAGAGCAGGCATTGATAAACTATGCAACAGACTTCCTTGCGGAGAGAGGATTCACGGTGCTTGAGCCACCCCTCATGATAAACTATGAGTCCATGGCTGGAGCCACAGACATCGAAACCTTCAAGGACTCTCTGTACAAGATAGAGGGAGAGGATCTTTACCTCATCGCAACATCAGAGCATGCAATAGCTGCGATGCTCAAGGATGAAATTCTTGGAGAGGATGAACTTCCGTCAAGGGTCGCAGGCGCATCACAGTGCTTCAGGAGAGAGGCAGGGGCACACGGAAAGGACACGAAGGGAATATTCAGGGTTCACCAGTTCAACAAGGTCGAGCAGTTCATATTCTGTAAGCCTGAGGATTCATGGGATTACTTTGCAGAAATCCTGGCAAACAGCGAGAAAATATACCAGAACCTGGGAATACCCTACCGCGTAGTTAACGTCTGTTCAGGGGAGCTTGGTTATCTTGCAGAGAAGAAATATGACATGGAGGCATGGTTCCCGTCGCAGGGTAAATTCAGGGAAATAGTTTCCATTTCAAATGACACGGATTACCAGGCCAGGTCACTGGGAATAAAGTACAGGACAAAAGACGGAAACAGGTATGTTAACACACTCAACGGGACCGCCATAGCAACAAAGAGGATACTTGTCGCGATAATGGAAAATTTCCAGTATGATGACGGAAAGGCATTCAAGGTACCGGATGCTCTTGTCCCATACACAGGATTCGACAGTGTCAGCAATCAGGCTTGA
- the uppS_1 gene encoding Tritrans,polycis-undecaprenyl-diphosphate synthase (GGDP specific), with amino-acid sequence MGITSRVGDFVGQIIERTLMEEISRSSVPNHLGIITDGNRRYAMALGISTDEGHVAGKNKLEDVLDWCREIGIKVVTVYAFSTENFRRDKNEVSFLFQLINQSLIDLMNDDRVKRYHIGVKVIGEKINLPDFLVKTIGEVEAATSSNRDFLLNLAIGYGGREEIINAVRRILTDGIKGKLGPLDITEAKFREYLYDGSTPDPDLILRTSGEERVSNFLIWQSAYSELYFTDVYWPEFRKVDFLKAIKSYQMRKRRFGE; translated from the coding sequence ATGGGAATTACGTCAAGGGTTGGAGACTTTGTAGGCCAGATTATCGAAAGAACACTGATGGAAGAGATAAGCCGGAGCAGCGTTCCGAATCACCTTGGAATTATTACAGACGGGAACAGGAGGTATGCCATGGCCCTTGGGATTAGCACTGACGAGGGGCATGTCGCGGGCAAGAATAAGCTAGAAGATGTACTGGACTGGTGCAGGGAGATTGGAATAAAGGTAGTAACGGTTTATGCCTTTTCCACGGAGAATTTCAGGAGAGACAAGAACGAGGTCAGCTTCCTCTTCCAGCTCATCAACCAGAGCCTCATTGACCTCATGAATGACGATCGGGTGAAAAGATACCACATAGGCGTGAAGGTTATCGGTGAGAAGATAAACCTGCCGGATTTTCTTGTGAAAACCATCGGGGAAGTGGAGGCCGCCACATCTTCAAACAGGGATTTCCTGCTCAACCTTGCCATCGGGTATGGCGGCAGGGAGGAGATCATAAATGCCGTCAGGAGGATACTGACAGACGGTATCAAGGGCAAGCTAGGGCCATTAGACATAACCGAGGCTAAATTCAGGGAATATCTCTATGACGGAAGTACTCCGGACCCGGACCTTATTCTGCGTACCAGCGGGGAAGAGCGCGTATCAAATTTCCTTATCTGGCAGAGTGCATATTCTGAACTTTACTTCACCGATGTTTACTGGCCTGAATTCAGGAAGGTCGATTTCCTCAAAGCCATAAAATCATACCAGATGAGGAAGCGAAGGTTTGGTGAATAA
- the tiaS gene encoding tRNA(Ile2) 2-agmatinylcytidine synthetase TiaS, translated as MFLAFDDTDSRKGMCTTYLMARFLSQTGYSIVGFPKLVRLNPNIRHKTRGNGALCVQLGINGSGKSTRIGEFNGNPIYSYDTAEKISDPDVLMKDVIDLVNQYAQTWEEDTNPGIVIMEHRPPEGLYRKALAREIEIGDVEEVLRNESAVFYKIKNGRGIIGSAAAISWPMQSVTYECISYRYPNYSPLGHERKMEIAEYADSFPHSFNNIDRENDYAAIFPRERTPVIYGIRSEVPDGLLDFSDHLDSSFNLRPEGKVVYATNQGTDDHIVRDPADIDELGSYSIEGSVTENPSVIEGGHYFSSMRYGTSEIRMAAFEPTKSFRRVFSLLRVGDLIRVYGSFVDNALHVEKMQVIALSRQFVRVLPDCPYCGSHMHTKGKDDFRCTECGTKVRYPDYAEQKRELSPGLYDVPVMARRHLSKPFDIEYQKEVLQ; from the coding sequence TTGTTTCTTGCTTTCGACGACACCGATTCCAGGAAAGGAATGTGCACCACATACCTTATGGCCAGGTTCCTTTCCCAAACCGGTTATTCCATAGTCGGATTTCCGAAGCTTGTACGGTTGAACCCGAACATCAGGCACAAGACAAGGGGAAACGGTGCTCTTTGTGTCCAGCTTGGCATAAATGGCAGTGGAAAAAGCACACGGATAGGGGAATTCAATGGAAATCCCATATATTCATATGATACAGCCGAGAAGATCAGTGATCCAGATGTGCTGATGAAGGATGTCATTGATCTTGTAAACCAGTATGCGCAGACATGGGAAGAGGATACAAATCCGGGGATAGTGATCATGGAACACCGGCCGCCAGAAGGGCTTTACAGGAAAGCACTTGCCAGGGAGATTGAAATAGGAGACGTTGAGGAAGTCCTGCGCAACGAAAGTGCCGTATTTTACAAGATTAAGAACGGCAGGGGGATCATCGGTTCGGCCGCAGCAATTTCTTGGCCGATGCAATCAGTAACCTATGAATGCATCTCTTACCGATACCCAAATTATTCGCCACTCGGCCATGAAAGGAAAATGGAAATTGCAGAATACGCTGATTCATTTCCACATTCATTCAACAATATAGACAGGGAAAATGACTATGCTGCCATATTTCCAAGGGAGAGGACACCGGTGATATACGGTATTCGTTCAGAAGTACCTGACGGACTTCTGGATTTCTCTGATCATCTTGACTCATCATTTAATTTACGTCCCGAGGGCAAGGTGGTTTACGCAACAAACCAGGGTACTGATGACCATATCGTCCGCGATCCGGCTGATATTGACGAACTTGGTTCGTACAGCATTGAGGGAAGCGTTACAGAAAATCCATCTGTTATTGAGGGGGGACATTACTTTTCCTCCATGCGTTACGGAACGTCGGAAATACGCATGGCTGCATTCGAGCCTACAAAATCATTCAGGAGGGTTTTTTCATTGCTGCGCGTGGGCGATCTCATCAGGGTTTACGGTTCATTCGTGGACAATGCGCTTCACGTGGAGAAGATGCAGGTCATTGCACTGTCCAGGCAGTTCGTCAGGGTCTTGCCGGATTGCCCGTATTGCGGATCACACATGCACACGAAGGGAAAGGACGATTTCCGTTGTACAGAGTGCGGAACAAAGGTCAGGTACCCGGATTATGCGGAACAGAAGCGGGAACTTTCACCTGGATTGTACGACGTGCCGGTAATGGCAAGGAGGCATCTTTCGAAGCCGTTTGACATCGAATACCAGAAAGAGGTGCTGCAATGA
- a CDS encoding putative kinase yields MICISGIPGTGKSTLCRKLNEIGIKCISANDEAARLDCISGDEVDVDLLRSRMDRINIVEGHYSHLLDCDAVIILTAPEATIRKRLTERGYSEAKIDDNIESMLAGTIYYEALDRMPASRIFIIDTGSADENSVLTEAERIISQMKANNKS; encoded by the coding sequence ATGATCTGCATCAGCGGCATTCCCGGCACGGGGAAGAGCACCCTGTGCAGGAAGCTTAACGAAATCGGGATAAAATGCATCTCTGCAAACGATGAGGCGGCCAGGCTGGATTGCATTTCAGGAGACGAGGTCGATGTTGATCTCCTCAGGAGCAGGATGGATCGAATCAACATTGTGGAAGGGCATTACTCGCATCTGCTAGACTGCGATGCGGTTATAATACTGACTGCACCGGAGGCCACAATCAGGAAAAGGCTTACAGAGAGGGGATACAGCGAGGCGAAAATTGATGACAATATAGAATCCATGCTTGCGGGTACCATTTATTACGAGGCACTGGACAGGATGCCTGCAAGCCGGATATTCATCATAGACACCGGTTCAGCAGATGAGAATTCCGTTCTTACCGAGGCTGAAAGGATAATTTCTCAGATGAAGGCAAATAATAAATCTTGA
- a CDS encoding CDP-alcohol phosphatidyltransferase encodes MVVDSMRAKVDPMLLPLAMKFSRFSPDFISYLAIIFAALTGIFYFLSTPYFLLGAFISLVLSSLFDALDGRVARLRKISSKRGDLLDHVFDRYADIFIILGITFSIYGNVALGLAAIVGVMLTSYMGTQSQALGLKRNYSGILGRGDRLVFMLVAIILQIIITGSVYVSGLRLDVSTVLLIWFAIGGNITAVMRFLDSYRSLS; translated from the coding sequence ATGGTCGTCGACTCCATGCGTGCAAAGGTTGATCCCATGCTTCTTCCTCTTGCAATGAAGTTTTCAAGGTTCAGCCCGGACTTCATTTCGTACTTGGCCATAATCTTTGCAGCACTCACCGGGATATTCTACTTTCTCTCCACTCCCTACTTCCTCCTTGGTGCTTTCATATCGCTTGTCCTCTCCTCACTTTTCGATGCGCTTGACGGAAGGGTCGCCAGACTTCGAAAAATTTCGTCTAAAAGAGGCGACCTGCTTGATCATGTCTTTGACAGGTATGCGGACATTTTCATTATCCTGGGAATAACTTTCTCCATATACGGTAATGTTGCCCTCGGACTTGCTGCAATAGTGGGTGTTATGCTGACCAGTTATATGGGTACCCAGTCACAGGCACTTGGACTGAAGAGAAACTACTCCGGCATACTTGGCAGGGGCGACAGGCTGGTGTTCATGCTGGTTGCGATAATTCTCCAGATAATAATCACCGGTTCTGTATACGTCTCCGGGTTGAGGCTTGACGTATCAACTGTGCTGCTCATCTGGTTTGCCATCGGCGGAAACATAACCGCGGTGATGAGATTTCTCGATTCCTACCGGTCACTTTCCTGA
- the glmM gene encoding putative phosphoglucosamine mutase: MSDSEDKPRLFGTNGIRGIPNRDLNVEFCENVGKAIGSYLNAEEIVMGKDTRISGDMIVAAVAAGIMSTGTKVVDLGILPTPAIQYFCKRNEKFGVVITASHNPPQFNGIKCIHKDGTEMPRSEEENIERTFYNEEFKDAEWQSIGTYSNYSSAVEEYIQGVMSMVDSKLIREKHYRVAVDTGNGASFRSTPELLRRLGCSVVTLNANPDGTFSARPSEPKPENLGSITSLMKSGGFVAGFAHDGDADRTVVIDEYGEFIDGDKTLALITKNVARKGDIVVTPISSSDSITDVCAEAGAKLLRTRVGAPIVSRTMIENHARIGGEENGGIIFGAHQYCRDGAMTVALFLELMARTGKHPSELIKDIPQYFLVKKSVELEIPWKEIRTLLLEKLDHEVTDLMDGIKIVRDNGWVLIRPSGTEPIVRVYAQSKKLKTATELENEFVDLVMASNSGK; encoded by the coding sequence ACAAATGGCATTCGTGGCATTCCAAACAGGGATCTTAATGTTGAATTTTGTGAGAACGTGGGTAAGGCAATAGGCTCCTACCTCAATGCAGAGGAGATTGTGATGGGAAAGGATACGAGGATCAGTGGAGACATGATCGTCGCGGCAGTGGCTGCAGGAATAATGTCCACCGGCACAAAAGTCGTTGACCTGGGGATACTCCCCACACCTGCAATTCAATACTTCTGCAAGAGGAATGAGAAATTCGGTGTGGTGATAACAGCTTCACACAACCCACCCCAGTTCAACGGAATAAAATGCATACACAAGGACGGCACAGAAATGCCCCGTTCAGAGGAAGAGAACATAGAGAGGACATTTTACAACGAGGAATTCAAGGATGCTGAGTGGCAGTCGATCGGCACTTACAGTAATTATTCCAGTGCGGTTGAAGAGTATATACAGGGCGTCATGTCAATGGTAGACTCCAAACTCATACGGGAGAAGCATTACAGGGTCGCCGTGGATACCGGAAACGGGGCATCATTCCGCAGCACTCCCGAGCTTCTGAGAAGGCTTGGCTGCTCTGTAGTTACGCTCAATGCAAACCCTGACGGCACATTCAGCGCCAGGCCGTCAGAGCCCAAGCCGGAGAACCTTGGTTCGATCACTTCACTGATGAAGTCGGGCGGTTTCGTTGCCGGCTTTGCTCACGATGGAGACGCCGACAGGACTGTTGTGATTGACGAATATGGTGAATTCATTGATGGTGACAAGACGCTTGCCCTTATTACGAAGAATGTTGCCAGAAAGGGAGATATAGTGGTCACTCCCATCAGCAGTTCAGATTCCATAACAGACGTATGTGCTGAAGCTGGAGCAAAGCTCTTAAGAACACGGGTTGGGGCTCCCATTGTATCGAGGACTATGATTGAGAATCATGCGAGAATCGGCGGGGAGGAGAACGGTGGTATCATATTTGGCGCACACCAGTACTGCAGGGATGGTGCCATGACGGTTGCTCTTTTCCTCGAGCTTATGGCCAGGACCGGAAAACACCCTTCAGAACTGATCAAGGATATCCCGCAATACTTTCTCGTCAAGAAGAGCGTGGAACTTGAAATACCGTGGAAAGAAATCAGGACGCTTCTGCTTGAGAAACTCGATCATGAAGTCACAGACCTTATGGACGGCATAAAAATAGTCAGGGATAATGGATGGGTTTTGATAAGGCCCTCGGGAACTGAGCCTATTGTGCGTGTTTATGCGCAATCAAAGAAGCTGAAAACGGCTACAGAACTTGAGAATGAGTTCGTTGACTTGGTTATGGCGTCCAATTCAGGAAAGTGA